The Henckelia pumila isolate YLH828 chromosome 2, ASM3356847v2, whole genome shotgun sequence genome includes a window with the following:
- the LOC140878999 gene encoding uncharacterized protein has translation MHSIQPSVADELHELRRKIQKLEEEDPKMAWSIKIPGCSFSHEVIEEPLPSHYKSAKIREYDGSTDPEEHLACFENVAMLHCYGDKIKCKVFLTTLVDSAQRWFEKLEPQSVRSFAEFKQVFLQHFSSSKRYRKTAYSLFEAKQSGEESLRTYIKRFNKIDLEVPTCAQETKITAFTQGLREGEFFKSLVKKAPRTFEDLLARAKKYINMEEAQKKKKGGSPEGGRPGSRKKQGKS, from the coding sequence ATGCACTCAATACAGCCTTCTGTGGCGGACGAATTACATGAACTTAGGAGGAAGATACAGAAGTTGGAAGAAGAGGATCCCAAAATGGCCTGGTCTATCAAGATCCCGGGTTGCTCTTTTTCACATGAGGTGATAGAGGAGCCCTTGCCATCTCATTACAAGTCGGCAAAAATCCGGGAGTATGATGGGAGCACTGATCCAGAGGAGCACCTGGCTTGTTTTGAGAATGTAGCTATGCTGCATTGCTATGGGGATAAGATCAAATGCAAAGTCTTCTTAACCACTTTGGTGGATTCTGCCCAAAGGTGGTTTGAGAAGTTGGAGCCACAGAGTGTTCGATCGTTTGCAGAATTCAAGCAAGTGTTCTTGCAGCACTTCAGCAGTAGCAAGAGGTATAGGAAGACTGCCTATAGCCTATTTGAAGCAAAACAGTCAGGAGAGGAATCTTTACGAACCTACATCAAAAGGTTCAATAAGATTGATTTGGAGGTCCCGACCTGCGCTCAGGAGACCAAGATCACTGCCTTCACCCAAGGTCTTCGAGAGGGGGAATTTTTCAAATCACTAGTGAAAAAAGCACCCCGAACTTTTGAGGATTTGTTGGCTCGAGCCAAGAAATACATTAACATGGAGGAAGctcagaagaaaaaaaaaggagGTAGCCCGGAGGGAGGGAGGCCGGGATCAAGGAAGAAGCAGGGAAAATCATGA
- the LOC140879000 gene encoding potassium transporter 5-like: MEDREVDSHDQHYHQNEEAAVPELNTHLKEEAKASRLVRSRVDSFNIEAGNVSSKPAARGGPSDQQSWSRILTLAFQSVGVIYGDIGTSPLYVFSSAFPEGIRHNDDILGVLSLIIYTIVLIPMVKYVFLVLRANDNGDGGTFALYSLICRFADVSLIPNGQPEDTQLSNYKLETPSANLNRARKIKEQLEKSKTAKLVLFLATILGTSMVIGDGVLTPCISVLSAVSGINGLRQDDVVYISIVILIALFYVQRFGTDKVGYTFAPAICLWFLLISGIGAYNLIKHETRVLRAFNPLYIVKYFQRNGHKAWISLGGVVLCITGTEAMFADLGHFNVPAIQISFSGIVFPAILTAYIGQAAYLSKFPDHVKHTFYDSIPGPLYWPTFVVAIAAAVIASQAMISGAFAIVSQSLSLSCFPRVKVVHTSAKYEGQVYIPDINYFLMIACVIVTYGFKSPEKIANAYGIAVVSVMLITTSLVTLIMLFIWKTRIWWICLFFIVFMSVELIYLSSVLYKFSQGGYLPLAFSLVLMIMMGTWHYSQQQRYMFEMKNKVSSVYVRDLAKNMDIKRLPGIGLLYSELVQGIPPIFSHFVSNFPSIHSLMVMVSIKAIPISNVSLEERFLFRQVEPRENYVYRCVVRYGYKDPIEEPKEFEQQLVQNLKEFITQEHAIHEAIIEKEMMHKHKHEHEDENVPNPDLLAEGSTTSTATTPVGLDDKRVNISPPLLPGEEEQMRFIDKARDQGVFYLIGEAEVVAKKDSSLLKKIVINYAYTFLRKNFRHGGKMLAIPQKRLLKVGMTYEV; encoded by the exons ATGGAAGATCGTGAAGTCGATTCTCATGATCAACACTATCATCAGAACGAGGAAGCTGCGGTACCAGAACTAAATACCCATTTgaaagaagaagcaaaagcttcGCGGCTCGTGCGGAGCCGAGTCGACTCGTTCAATATAGAGGCCGGAAATGTCTCTTCTAAACCGGCGGCTCGTGGCGGCCCCTCCGACCAG CAGAGCTGGAGCAGGATCTTGACTCTAGCTTTCCAGAGCGTGGGAGTCATATACGGAGACATCGGGACCTCGCCATTGTACGTGTTCTCCTCTGCTTTCCCCGAAGGGATTCGCCATAACGACGATATACTTGGAGTTCTTTCGCTCATCATTTACACCATTGTGCTTATTCCTATGGTCAAATATGTCTTCCTTGTTTTGAGGGCTAACGATAATGGCGATG GGGGAACATTTGCCCTGTATTCCTTGATATGTCGGTTTGCTGACGTGAGTTTGATACCAAATGGTCAACCTGAAGACACCCAACTTTCAAACTACAAACTCGAAACCCCTTCCGCCAACTTAAACCGGGCTCGGAAGATCAAAGAGCAGCTTGAGAAGAGCAAAACCGCGAAACTCGTGCTTTTCCTCGCCACGATTCTTGGAACCTCCATGGTCATAGGTGATGGTGTTCTTACACCCTGCATCTCAG TCCTTTCTGCTGTAAGTGGAATCAATGGCCTGAGGCAAG ATGATGTTGTGTACATTTCAATCGTCATATTGATTGCTCTCTTCTACGTGCAACGGTTCGGCACTGATAAAGTGGGCTACACCTTTGCTCCTGCAATCTGCTTATGGTTTTTACTTATTAGTGGAATCGGTGCCTACAACTTAATCAAGCATGAAACTCGTGTTTTACGAGCTTTCAATCCGCTGTATATCGTGAAATATTTCCAAAGAAATGGTCACAAAGCGTGGATATCTCTTGGTGGAGTTGTGCTTTGCATCACTG GGACTGAGGCCATGTTTGCTGACTTGGGTCATTTCAACGTACCGGCCATACAA ATAAGTTTCTCTGGAATTGTTTTTCCTGCTATCCTCACTGCATATATTGGACAAGCTGCCTACCTTTCCAAGTTTCCTGATCATGTAAAACACACATTTTATGACTCCATACCAG GTCCACTTTATTGGCCAACTTTTGTTGTGGCTATTGCTGCAGCCGTTATTGCCAGTCAAGCTATGATATCTGGAGCATTTGCCATCGTTTCCCAATCCCTGAGTCTAAGTTGTTTTCCAAGAGTAAAAGTTGTTCACACTTCTGCCAAGTATGAGGGGCAAGTCTACATTCCTGATATCAATTACTTTCTCATGATTGCTTGTGTCATCGTGACGTATGGTTTCAAATCGCCAGAAAAGATTGCCAACGCCTATG GTATAGCTGTTGTTTCGGTGATGTTGATAACAACATCTCTGGTTACATTGATAATGCTCTTTATATGGAAAACTAGAATTTGGTGGATATGCTTGTTCTTTATCGTTTTCATGTCGGTGGAGTTGATATATCTATCATCCGTTCTGTACAAGTTTAGCCAAGGAGGATATCTCCCATTGGCTTTCTCTCTAGTGCTTATGATAATGATGGGTACATGGCATTATTCGCAGCAGCAACGCTACATGTTCGAGATGAAAAATAAGGTTTCTAGTGTGTATGTCAGGGACTTGGCTAAAAACATGGACATAAAGAGGCTACCAGGAATTGGGCTTCTTTATTCTGAACTAGTTCAAGGAATCCCACCAATATTTTCTCACTTTGTTTCTAATTTCCCTTCTATTCATTCTTTGATGGTAATGGTCTCAATAAAGGCCATTCCTATCAGCAACGTCTCGCTTGAGGAGCGATTTTTGTTTAGACAAGTTGAACCAAGAGAAAACTATGTTTACCGTTGTGTTGTAAGGTATGGATACAAGGATCCAATCGAGGAACCAAAAGAGTTTGAACAGCAGCTAGTGCAGAACTTAAAGGAGTTCATAACGCAGGAACATGCTATACACGAAGCAATCATTGAAAAGGAGATGATGCATAAGCATAAACATGAACATGAGGACGAAAACGTTCCTAATCCGGATTTATTAGCTGAAGGATCAACTACTTCTACAGCGACTACGCCTGTTGGTTTGGATGACAAAAGAGTGAACATTTCGCCGCCCCTGCTCCCGGGAGAAGAAGAACAAATGCGATTTATCGATAAAGCTAGGGATCAGGGTGTGTTTTATTTGATAGGAGAAGCAGAAGTGGTGGCGAAAAAGGACTCGTCTTTGCTCAAGAAGATAGTAATAAACTATGCTTACACATTCCTAAGGAAGAACTTTAGGCATGGAGGGAAAATGCTGGCTATTCCCCAGAAAAGGCTTCTTAAAGTTGGAATGACATATGAAGTTTGA